In Camelina sativa cultivar DH55 chromosome 16, Cs, whole genome shotgun sequence, a single window of DNA contains:
- the LOC104752822 gene encoding uncharacterized protein LOC104752822 produces the protein MSVLLILLLVVRFITPSSQSSIRNLLEARGLPGGLFPDNVESYSLDEKTGELEVQLQNPCFARFENRVFFDSVIKANLSYGGLVGLKGLKQEELFLWLPVKGIAVNDPSSGLVLFDIGVAHKQISRSLFEDPPVCYPPGSIMEKLEKSKMDIQLKR, from the exons atgtctgtgcttcttattcttcttcttgttgtccGATTCATTACTCCATCTTCACAGTCTTCGATCCGAAACCTCCTCGAAGCTCGTGGTTTACCAGGTGGTTTGTTTCCAGACAACGTGGAGAGTTATAGTCTAGATGAGAAGACAGGGGAGCTCGAAGTTCAGCTACAGAATCCTTGTTTCGCTCGGTTCGAAAACAGAGTTTTCTTTGATAGTGTGATTAAAGCAAACCTAAGCTATGGTGGGCTTGTTGGACTTAAAGGTTTGAAACAAGAAGagctttttctttggttaccAGTAAAAGGCATTGCAGTGAATGATCCTTCTTCTGGACTTGTTCTATTCGATATCGGTGTTGCTCATAAACAAATCTCTCGTTCTCTTTTTGAAGATCCTCCTGTTTGTTACCCTCCTG gaTCTATAATGGAGAAGTTAGAGAAAAGCAAGATGGATATTCAGCTAAAGAGATGA